In Sphingomonas sp. JUb134, the sequence CCTGCGCTCGCCGCGTTCGGTCTCGGTCAGCGACGTGATGAAGCGCGAGCAGACGCTGATCCCCGTCGACATGGACCAGGAAGAGGTGGCGCTACGCTTCCAGAAATACGCGCTGATTTCGGCCGCCGTCGTCGATGGCAGCGGTCGTTTGGTCGGCGTCATCACCGTCGATGACATCGTCCACATCATCCAGGAAGAAGCCGGCGAGGACGCGTTGTTGCTGTCGGGTGCGGGCGAGGGCGACATCAACCAGCCGGTGCTGGAAAGCTATCGCACCCGCGTACGCTGGCTGGTCACCAACCTGTTTACCGCGCTGGTCGCCTCCACCATCATCGCGCTGTTCGAGGATACGATCGCGCGGATGGTCGCTCTGGCGACGCTGATGCCGATCGTGGCGGGCGTTGGCGGCAACGCTGGCACCCAGACCATGGCGGTGACGGTGCGCGCGCTTGCGACCAACCAACTCACCCAGTCGAACACGGTGCGATCGATCCTGCGCGAGATCCAGGTGGCGCTGATGAACGGCGCCACCATCGCCCTGCTGATCGGCATTGGCGTGAGCCTGGTGTTCGGCAATCCCTGGCTGGGTGCCGTGATCGGCGCAGCGATGATGACGAACATCCTGATCGCGGGCCTGGCCGGGGTTCTGGTGCCGCTGACCCTCGAGCGCTTCGGTGCCGATCCGGCCGTGGCCTCGTCCGTGTTCGTGACCATGACCACCGACTCGATGGGCTTCCTGGCCTTCCTCGGCCTGGCGACGGTGGCCGGGCTCACCGGCTGACTTGAGCGCCATCGCTTCAATCCCCAGATCCACGGCGTGCCACTTCATCTCACCAAGGTCGCGTTCGCGATCGAAAGCGTCGATCACCTCGCCGAACGGCTGCGCCTGCGCGCGGCCGAGGGTGGGGCGCTGACGACGCGCTACCTGCCCAAGCGCGCCGCCGAGATCGAAGGCGGATCGCTGTTCTGGATCCTCAAGCACCAGCTGGTCGCGCGGTCGCCGATCCTGGGTTTCGGCGAGGCGGAGGGAGGACGGGTGGCGATTCATCTCGCGGCCGACCTTGTGCTGGTCCAGGCGCGCCCCAAGCGCGCGCACCAAGGCTGGCGCTATCTGGAGGCAGCCGATGCGCCGCCGGATCTTGGCCAGGGCAGCGCAGGCATTGCCGAGCTGCCGCCGCGGCTCATCGGCGAACTGTCGGCGCTCGCGCTGATCTGAGCCTCAGCGCGCGAGAGTAGGAAAGGCGGCGCGAAAGGCCGCTACCTTGGGTGCATCCCAGCGCACGATGTACGGATAGCGCGGATTGCGGCGGGCGAAATCCTGGTGATAGCCCTCCGCCGGGAAGAACCTACCTGTTTCGATGCGGGTGGCGATCGGTCCGGGAAAGCGCTTCGCGGCGTCCAGCTGCCGGATGTAGCGGATGGCCGTCGCACGCTGCCCGGCGTCTTGGGGAAAGATGGCGGAACGATAGCTGGGGCCGCGGTCGGGGCCCTGGCGATCGCGCTGCGTGGGATCGTGCGCAACCGAGAAGAAGACGCGCAGCAGCGTCCCGTAGCTGACGACGCGCGGATCATAGGTGATGCGAACCGCCTCGGCATGGCCGGTGCGCTCGGTCGAGACCTGCGCGTAGGTGGCGGTCGCCCGCGTGCCGCCGGCATAGCCGTTGATTACGGAAGAAACGCCCTTCACCTGCTCGAACACCGCCTCCAGTCCCCAGAAGCAGCCTCCTGCGAACACGGCGACCGCACGGCTGCCGCTGGAGGGGCTCTCATGTTCGACGGCCGGTATCGGGACTGCGCGTTCGGCGTGGGCGGGACCACCGAGCCCGAGGGCTGCAGGGAGGATCAGGGCAGAGATGCGGCGCATGCCGCGAATATGGGGGCGTCCTTGCCGATCAACAGGGGCAAGGGCGCCACCTGGAGATCAGTTCGTGGCTTCGACCGGCGCGTCCCAGGAGGATGCCTGCGCCGGCTGCGCGACCTGCACGCTCACCAGCGCTACGGCGCCAAGCGCGAAGCCGCTGAGGAAAAGCCGGAAGAAACCGGGGCGGGGCTTGTTCTGCGTCATCAGAGTCGTTCCATTGCCGTGTCGCGAGCAGCTGCGGACTGCAGTTGCTTGCGACTCCGTGTCGTTCGCTGTTCGGGGATAGGCCGCCGGGGCTGAACCGGGGCTGGCCGTGCCGTTCATCGCCAGTTGGCATCGGCGACGCGGCTTCGCAAGCCACGCGCGCGAAACGCTGCGGTGCAAAGAAGTTCCGCCGCGTCGGGACGCGGCGGAAAAAAGCTGGAGCGAGCGCCTCTTAGCGCAGCGCCGCGCAGGCCGCCTGGATGCGCGAGCACGCCTCGCGCAGCACGTCTTCCGAGGTCGCGTAGCTGATCCGCATCGCAGGCGAGAGGCCGAAGGCCGCGCCGTGCACCACCGCGACCTTGGCGTCCGACAGCAGATAGCCGGCGAAATCCTCGTCGGTAGCGATTACCTGGCCATTGGGTGCGGTCTTGCCGATCAGCCCCGACACTTCGGGATAGACGTAGAAGGCGCCTTCGGGGGTAGGGCAGGTCACGCCGTCGATCGCGTTCAGCATGCCCACGACCAGGTCACGGCGCTTCTGGAACGCCGCGGCGCGATCCTTCAAGAAGCCCCGGTCGCCGTTGAGCGCGGCCACCGCCGCCGCCTGTGCGATCGAGCAGGGGTTCGAGGTCGATTGCGACTGCAGCTTCGACATCGCCTTGATGAGCCAGGGTGCGCCGGCGGCGAAGCCGATCCGCCAGCCGGTCATCGCATAGGCCTTGGAACAGCCGTTCA encodes:
- the mgtE gene encoding magnesium transporter, whose product is MSETELPAHDIAESELDADDRLKPEFVSAVLDAVEADDVETVRALVEPLHPADLADLFELVPGEQRPALASAVADRLDGDVLAEMNDWVRDALIESLEPHQVADLAAELDTDDAVAIIEDLDETDQRAVLRALDPDDRAAIEEALSYPEESAGRLMQRELIAVPEHWSVGDVLDFLRGSESLATDFWEIFVVDPAHRPVGTCQLSWILRSPRSVSVSDVMKREQTLIPVDMDQEEVALRFQKYALISAAVVDGSGRLVGVITVDDIVHIIQEEAGEDALLLSGAGEGDINQPVLESYRTRVRWLVTNLFTALVASTIIALFEDTIARMVALATLMPIVAGVGGNAGTQTMAVTVRALATNQLTQSNTVRSILREIQVALMNGATIALLIGIGVSLVFGNPWLGAVIGAAMMTNILIAGLAGVLVPLTLERFGADPAVASSVFVTMTTDSMGFLAFLGLATVAGLTG
- a CDS encoding DUF1489 family protein; its protein translation is MPLHLTKVAFAIESVDHLAERLRLRAAEGGALTTRYLPKRAAEIEGGSLFWILKHQLVARSPILGFGEAEGGRVAIHLAADLVLVQARPKRAHQGWRYLEAADAPPDLGQGSAGIAELPPRLIGELSALALI
- the msrA gene encoding peptide-methionine (S)-S-oxide reductase MsrA, yielding MRRISALILPAALGLGGPAHAERAVPIPAVEHESPSSGSRAVAVFAGGCFWGLEAVFEQVKGVSSVINGYAGGTRATATYAQVSTERTGHAEAVRITYDPRVVSYGTLLRVFFSVAHDPTQRDRQGPDRGPSYRSAIFPQDAGQRATAIRYIRQLDAAKRFPGPIATRIETGRFFPAEGYHQDFARRNPRYPYIVRWDAPKVAAFRAAFPTLAR